Proteins encoded by one window of Glycine soja cultivar W05 chromosome 15, ASM419377v2, whole genome shotgun sequence:
- the LOC114386922 gene encoding uncharacterized protein LOC114386922, which produces MALTSQLRNLLAALEAEEAAQKSKGKVNTYTNHGDGFQNITGTKTNSGAYSGDGNTHHATNNYGGGPAINNSGNFQGHGNGGFIGGNFDASTRNY; this is translated from the coding sequence ATGGCATTGACAAGTCAATTGAGAAACCTTCTTGCAGCTCTAGAGGCTGAGGAAGCAGCCCAAAAATCCAAAGGTAAAGTGAACACATACACCAACCATGGCGATGGGTTTCAGAACATCACTGGCACTAAGACCAACAGTGGTGCATATTCTGGTGATGGTAACACTCATCACGCCACCAACAACTACGGTGGTGGTCCTGCTATAAATAATAGTGGCAATTTCCAGGGACATGGCAATGGAGGCTTTATTGGTGGTAATTTCGATGCCTCAACGAGGAACTACTGA
- the LOC114388733 gene encoding uncharacterized protein LOC114388733, producing MGTGHSSHNNLRSDCTSFDVTHDGAKARWRNSLEVSMGNWRKGNTEFWGVEYKTNQKKREKCSHFEFWGVEYDDVGLYVVAKIRHKMGHGFVVEVDGPFKRSVVYLDEVISLTFHTGVWSPNAFSHSNGANRSHGEETRGQIVNTFLQKNNGEQYNTVFSIQVDALLVI from the coding sequence ATGGGAACTGGTCACAGTTCTCATAATAACCTAAGAAGCGATTGTACTTCTTTCGATGTCACCCACGATGGTGCCAAAGCAAGATGGAGAAACTCACTAGAGGTTTCCATGGGCAACTGGAGAAAAGGCAACACAGAATTTTGGGGTGTGGAATACAAAACCAATCAGAAAAAACGGGAAAAGTGtagtcattttgaattttggggTGTGGAATATGATGATGTTGGTCTTTATGTTGTGGCCAAAATTCGACACAAAATGGGTCACGGTTTTGTTGTTGAAGTGGATGGTCCTTTCAAACGCTCAGTGGTTTATCTTGATGAGGTTATTAGCCTAACCTTTCACACCGGTGTGTGGTCACCTAATGCGTTTTCTCACTCTAATGGAGCAAATCGCAGCCATGGCGAAGAAACAAGAGGTCAAATTGTCAATACTTTCTTACAGAAAAATAACGGGGAGCAATACAATACAGTCTTCTCAATTCAAGTGGATGCACTACTGGTTATCTAA